In Nostoc sp. UHCC 0926, a single genomic region encodes these proteins:
- the trpC gene encoding indole-3-glycerol phosphate synthase TrpC: MINQVAPPRHILEEIVLHKKQEVAKMQQELPLAYLRQQLKAAPTVRNFLTALQENPNQPSLIAEVKKASPSRGIIRADFDPVTIAQAYERGGAACLSVLTDHKFFQGSFDNLRAVRLQVALPLLCKEFIIDRYQIYLARTAGADAVLLIAAILSDQELQDFSRVIHDLGMNALVEVHTLAELDRVLNLDDLHLVGINNRNLEDFTLDLGITQQLLAQRQQQLQSLDITVVSESGLYTPADLSLVAEAGARAVLIGESLVKQSDVEQAVRTLLRLDPP, translated from the coding sequence ATGATTAACCAAGTTGCCCCTCCCCGCCATATTCTTGAAGAAATTGTCTTGCATAAAAAGCAAGAAGTCGCAAAAATGCAGCAAGAACTGCCTTTAGCTTACTTGCGACAACAGTTAAAGGCAGCCCCGACTGTGCGAAATTTCTTGACTGCTTTACAAGAAAATCCCAACCAACCGAGCTTAATTGCCGAGGTTAAAAAAGCATCACCTAGCCGGGGGATTATCCGCGCAGATTTTGACCCAGTAACGATCGCTCAAGCTTATGAACGAGGTGGTGCAGCTTGTTTATCAGTCCTGACTGACCATAAGTTTTTTCAAGGCAGTTTTGATAATCTGCGGGCTGTGCGATTGCAAGTAGCATTACCCCTACTGTGCAAGGAGTTTATCATTGACCGCTATCAAATTTATTTAGCACGGACAGCGGGTGCAGATGCAGTTTTGTTGATTGCTGCCATTTTATCAGACCAAGAACTCCAAGATTTTTCACGAGTGATTCATGATTTAGGCATGAATGCACTGGTGGAAGTCCATACCTTGGCTGAACTGGATCGGGTGCTAAATCTTGACGATTTACATTTAGTAGGAATCAACAATCGCAATTTAGAAGATTTTACCCTTGATTTAGGAATAACACAGCAACTTTTAGCACAGCGCCAACAACAATTACAAAGTTTGGATATCACCGTTGTCAGCGAGTCTGGACTGTATACACCTGCGGATTTATCTCTTGTCGCTGAGGCTGGTGCGCGTGCAGTTTTGATCGGAGAGTCTTTAGTTAAACAAAGCGATGTCGAACAAGCTGTGCGTACTTTGCTAAGACTTGATCCTCCCTAA
- the trpD gene encoding anthranilate phosphoribosyltransferase — MMAVIQTPPDNIFILPEFYNWPALLQQLLNRQSLTVSQAADLMQGWLINAIPHVLSGAILAAIQAKGVSAEELVGMASVLQSQSSSTTPYSLPTPLIDTCGTGGDGASTFNISTAVAFVAAAAGVKVAKHGNRSASSKTGSADVLEALGINLNATPEKVQAAVAEVGITFLFAPGWHPALKAIATLRKTLKVRTVFNLLGPLVNPMRPTGQIIGVNDPLLLEEIVQALSQLGCQQAIALHGRERLDEAGLADVTDLAVLQDKKVRCLTLNPQELGLSFAPTAALHGGDVPENAEILKAVLQGKGTQAQQDVVALNTALALQVGEVIHGETDVLAGCIKGIVLAKKILQSGAAWTKLEQLAEFLR; from the coding sequence ATGATGGCTGTAATTCAAACTCCACCCGATAACATCTTCATCCTTCCTGAGTTCTACAACTGGCCAGCTTTATTGCAACAGTTGCTGAATCGGCAATCGTTGACGGTTTCCCAAGCTGCGGATCTGATGCAAGGTTGGCTGATAAATGCCATTCCTCATGTACTATCAGGAGCGATTTTAGCCGCAATTCAAGCCAAAGGTGTATCTGCTGAAGAATTAGTAGGCATGGCTAGCGTCTTACAATCCCAATCTTCTTCTACTACTCCCTACTCCCTCCCCACTCCCCTAATAGACACCTGTGGAACTGGTGGAGATGGAGCTTCAACCTTTAATATCTCCACTGCTGTGGCCTTTGTTGCCGCAGCCGCAGGGGTAAAAGTTGCCAAACATGGCAATCGTTCGGCATCTAGCAAAACTGGTTCTGCTGATGTGTTGGAAGCTTTGGGGATAAATCTCAACGCCACTCCTGAAAAAGTGCAAGCCGCAGTGGCCGAAGTCGGGATCACCTTTTTATTTGCTCCAGGCTGGCATCCTGCACTCAAGGCGATCGCTACTTTGCGAAAAACTTTGAAAGTGCGGACTGTTTTTAACTTGCTCGGCCCGCTAGTAAATCCCATGCGACCGACAGGGCAAATTATTGGTGTCAACGACCCGCTTTTACTAGAGGAGATTGTTCAAGCTTTATCCCAATTGGGATGTCAGCAAGCGATCGCACTTCACGGACGCGAACGTTTAGATGAAGCTGGTTTGGCAGATGTGACTGACTTGGCTGTACTCCAAGATAAAAAAGTGCGTTGTCTAACGCTCAATCCTCAAGAACTTGGTTTGAGTTTTGCACCAACTGCGGCTTTGCACGGTGGAGATGTCCCAGAAAATGCGGAAATCTTGAAGGCAGTTCTGCAAGGGAAAGGCACTCAAGCGCAGCAAGATGTAGTCGCTTTAAATACAGCCCTTGCACTCCAAGTTGGTGAAGTCATTCATGGGGAAACGGATGTTTTAGCAGGTTGTATTAAAGGTATTGTCCTTGCCAAGAAAATTCTGCAAAGCGGTGCGGCTTGGACAAAACTAGAACAACTTGCTGAATTTCTGCGCTAA
- the trpA gene encoding tryptophan synthase subunit alpha yields the protein MTSISDFFQTLRDRQQCALIPFITAGDPNLETTAEALRILDRNGADFIELGVPYSDPLADGPVIQAAATRALQKGTKLDQVLEMLHTEIPRLKAPIILFTYYNPILYRGIKSFLAQISAAGVQGLVVPDLPLEESEELIQTAASFGIEVILLVAPTSSKDRIEAIARQSQGFIYLVSVTGVTGVRAQIQDRVKYLITDLRSVTDKPIGVGFGISGPEQAHQVREWGADAVIVGSAFVKRLAEGSPTEGLQAVEKLCQELKTAITESQRESPSLQEVR from the coding sequence ATGACTTCTATCTCTGATTTTTTTCAAACTTTACGCGATCGCCAACAGTGTGCTTTAATCCCCTTTATCACAGCAGGCGATCCTAACTTAGAAACCACTGCCGAAGCTTTACGTATCTTAGATCGCAATGGTGCTGACTTCATTGAGTTGGGCGTTCCCTACTCCGATCCTCTAGCAGATGGGCCTGTGATTCAAGCAGCAGCAACCCGCGCTTTGCAAAAAGGCACAAAATTAGACCAAGTGCTAGAGATGTTGCACACAGAGATTCCTCGCCTAAAAGCGCCAATCATTCTATTTACTTACTACAATCCCATTTTGTACCGGGGTATTAAGTCGTTTTTGGCGCAAATTTCTGCTGCTGGGGTGCAAGGGTTGGTAGTACCAGACTTACCCTTAGAAGAATCAGAAGAATTAATCCAGACTGCTGCATCTTTCGGAATTGAGGTAATTTTACTCGTAGCTCCTACCAGTTCTAAAGATAGGATTGAAGCGATCGCTCGTCAATCTCAGGGTTTTATCTACCTGGTAAGCGTTACAGGTGTTACAGGTGTCCGCGCTCAAATCCAAGACCGTGTAAAGTATTTAATTACAGATTTGCGAAGCGTTACCGATAAACCCATCGGCGTTGGTTTTGGCATCTCAGGGCCAGAACAAGCGCATCAAGTAAGGGAATGGGGAGCAGACGCGGTGATTGTTGGTAGTGCCTTCGTCAAACGGTTAGCTGAAGGTAGCCCAACTGAAGGATTGCAAGCAGTAGAAAAGCTTTGTCAAGAACTTAAAACAGCCATTACAGAAAGTCAGCGTGAAAGTCCATCTCTTCAAGAGGTGAGATAA
- the aroF gene encoding 3-deoxy-7-phosphoheptulonate synthase — protein MIIILKSGTPVEEITRISQELSETWGVTVEKSVGTHKVVLGLIGDTTSIDKLQVQEFSPSIEQVLRVQQPFKRVSREFRDGQASEVVVPTPNGDVYFGEHHPIVVVAGPCSVENEAMIVETAKRVKAAGAQFLRGGAYKPRTSPYAFQGYGESALDLLAAAREATGLGIVTELMDAADLSAVGRVADIIQIGARNMHNFSLLKKVGAQDKPVLLKRGMSATIDEWLMAAEYILASGNPNVILCERGIRTFDGKYARNTLDLSVLPVLRSLTHLPIMIDPSHGTGRSEYVPSMAMAAIAAGTDALMIEVHPNPAKALSDGPQSLTPDKFDRLVQEMSILGKVVDRWSTPTFDSINDNRILFTPELSK, from the coding sequence ATGATTATCATACTTAAGAGCGGTACACCTGTTGAGGAAATCACTCGGATCAGCCAAGAACTGAGTGAGACTTGGGGAGTCACAGTAGAAAAAAGCGTTGGCACTCATAAAGTTGTGCTGGGGCTAATTGGTGATACCACTAGCATCGATAAATTACAGGTTCAAGAGTTCAGCCCTTCGATTGAGCAAGTATTACGGGTGCAACAACCTTTCAAGCGGGTAAGTCGAGAATTCCGAGATGGACAAGCCAGCGAGGTCGTTGTACCCACGCCTAACGGTGATGTCTATTTCGGCGAACATCATCCGATTGTAGTGGTAGCCGGGCCTTGTTCCGTTGAAAATGAAGCGATGATTGTCGAAACGGCAAAGCGGGTGAAGGCAGCAGGCGCACAGTTTCTGCGTGGCGGAGCCTACAAACCTCGCACTTCACCTTATGCCTTTCAAGGTTATGGTGAAAGCGCTTTAGATTTGTTAGCAGCGGCGCGGGAAGCTACTGGTTTGGGTATCGTCACAGAACTAATGGATGCTGCCGATTTATCAGCAGTGGGAAGAGTAGCTGACATAATCCAAATCGGAGCGCGGAATATGCACAACTTTTCATTGCTCAAAAAGGTAGGCGCTCAAGATAAACCAGTGCTGCTGAAGCGGGGGATGTCTGCCACAATTGACGAGTGGCTGATGGCGGCAGAATATATTTTGGCATCTGGAAATCCAAATGTAATTCTTTGTGAGCGGGGAATCAGAACCTTTGATGGCAAATATGCCCGCAATACTTTAGATTTATCGGTGCTTCCGGTGTTGCGATCGCTTACCCATTTACCGATTATGATTGATCCCAGTCATGGTACAGGTAGGTCTGAATATGTTCCATCTATGGCAATGGCTGCGATCGCTGCTGGTACAGATGCCTTGATGATTGAAGTTCACCCCAATCCAGCTAAGGCTTTATCTGATGGCCCCCAATCTCTCACCCCTGATAAATTTGACCGCTTAGTTCAAGAAATGTCAATTCTGGGGAAAGTCGTCGATCGCTGGTCTACACCTACATTTGATAGCATTAATGACAACCGCATTCTTTTCACGCCAGAACTCTCAAAGTAG
- a CDS encoding tyrosinase family protein has translation MKLLLKSVKILIYSLLLVSACAITVFAHDRTDHRQYEYHWHYNFPEKQVHQAVRKNVTDLTSAEKTAFVKAIKTLKTIIPPGSKLSIYDQFVAIHLGATRLIHNHKGHSDGSVHELAHENAAFFPWHREYIRRFEQALQAVDPTVSLPYWDWTDAKALDVIFNDDFLGSNGQGVTIKIPNQGNFTGGPVPGAFAAANGWVMNPALNIDPDTGTSLGTSLVRFLRLPPASDYPLPKKDIERVLALNDYSLFRPALEGFISIDEQGKVTPGGFIHNYIHALVGGLQINATTTPITFKSLGTMSNIPSSPYDPVFWLHHANADRLWAEWQDNGHKGSDFYPPDGHSQPYGHNPKDLMWPWDGGMSNPKATALGDLLSLLPNFNSDDLVRPIDVLNHRNLGYSYKTSEKKT, from the coding sequence ATGAAACTCCTGCTAAAATCCGTCAAAATATTAATTTATAGCCTACTTCTAGTTAGCGCCTGTGCTATTACAGTTTTTGCCCACGATCGCACTGATCATAGACAATACGAATATCATTGGCATTACAATTTTCCAGAAAAACAGGTTCACCAAGCTGTAAGAAAGAACGTAACTGACCTGACATCAGCAGAGAAAACAGCTTTCGTTAAAGCTATCAAAACCTTAAAAACGATAATTCCCCCAGGTAGCAAGCTCAGTATTTACGACCAATTCGTTGCCATACATTTAGGGGCAACACGCTTGATTCATAACCATAAAGGACATTCCGATGGTTCCGTTCACGAACTTGCTCATGAAAATGCCGCATTTTTCCCTTGGCATCGAGAATATATCCGCAGATTTGAACAAGCTTTGCAAGCAGTAGACCCAACTGTTAGCCTGCCATACTGGGATTGGACTGACGCCAAAGCACTTGATGTAATTTTTAACGATGACTTTCTTGGTTCTAACGGTCAAGGAGTAACCATCAAAATTCCAAATCAGGGGAATTTTACAGGCGGCCCAGTGCCTGGGGCTTTTGCTGCTGCAAATGGCTGGGTTATGAATCCAGCATTAAACATTGACCCAGATACCGGAACATCTTTAGGTACATCACTTGTACGCTTTCTCCGATTACCTCCTGCCAGTGATTACCCTTTGCCCAAAAAAGATATTGAGCGTGTCCTTGCTCTTAATGATTATTCTCTATTTCGCCCTGCTTTGGAAGGATTTATCTCTATAGATGAGCAGGGTAAAGTCACCCCTGGAGGATTCATCCACAACTACATTCATGCCTTAGTCGGTGGGTTACAAATAAACGCGACTACGACACCCATAACGTTTAAGAGTCTGGGTACGATGAGCAATATACCAAGTTCGCCCTATGACCCAGTGTTTTGGTTGCATCATGCCAACGCAGACCGTCTCTGGGCTGAATGGCAAGACAACGGTCATAAAGGCAGTGATTTTTATCCTCCCGATGGTCATAGTCAGCCTTATGGACACAATCCTAAAGACCTAATGTGGCCTTGGGACGGCGGTATGTCTAACCCGAAAGCTACGGCGTTAGGAGATTTACTATCGCTATTACCAAATTTTAACTCTGACGATTTGGTGCGCCCTATAGACGTTTTGAATCACAGAAACCTGGGCTATAGCTACAAAACCTCTGAAAAGAAAACGTGA
- the trpB gene encoding tryptophan synthase subunit beta: MVSIQDIKATISSTTVQPDLLGRFGKFGGKYVPETLMPALSELETAFHQYRDEPSFQAELQNLLRDYVGRPSPLYFAERLTTNYARPDGTGAQIYLKREDLNHTGAHKINNALAQVLLAKRMGKKRIIAETGAGQHGVATATVCARFGLKCVIYMGVQDMERQALNVFRMKLMGAEVQPVEAGTGTLKDATSEAIRDWVTNVETTHYILGSVAGPHPYPMIVRDFHAVIGVETRAQSQEKWGGLPDILLACVGGGSNAIGLFNEFVHEPSVRLIGVEAAGEGVDTEKHAATLTKGKIGVLHGAMSYLLQDDDGQIIEAHSISAGLDYPGVGPEHSYLKDLGRAEYYSVTDKQALEAFQRLSQLEGIIPALETAHAIAYLETLCPQLEGSPRIVINCSGRGDKDVQTVAKILNH, from the coding sequence ATGGTAAGCATACAAGATATCAAAGCTACGATTTCATCTACCACCGTGCAACCTGACCTTTTAGGCAGGTTTGGAAAATTCGGCGGTAAATACGTCCCCGAAACCTTAATGCCTGCATTAAGTGAGTTAGAAACTGCGTTTCATCAATATCGCGATGAGCCAAGTTTCCAAGCAGAACTGCAAAACCTACTGCGGGATTATGTAGGACGACCCAGCCCATTATATTTTGCTGAACGCCTGACAACAAACTACGCTAGACCAGATGGCACGGGAGCGCAAATTTATTTAAAGCGTGAGGATTTAAATCATACAGGCGCTCACAAAATCAACAATGCTTTGGCTCAAGTGTTACTCGCTAAACGCATGGGCAAGAAGCGGATTATTGCAGAGACAGGTGCAGGTCAACATGGGGTTGCGACTGCAACTGTATGTGCGCGGTTTGGTTTGAAATGTGTGATTTACATGGGTGTCCAGGATATGGAACGCCAAGCCCTGAACGTCTTTCGGATGAAGTTGATGGGGGCAGAAGTTCAACCCGTGGAGGCAGGTACGGGAACTCTCAAGGATGCAACTTCTGAAGCAATCCGTGATTGGGTGACGAATGTGGAAACAACCCATTACATCCTGGGTTCTGTTGCAGGGCCCCATCCCTACCCGATGATCGTGCGTGATTTCCATGCTGTAATTGGTGTAGAAACTCGCGCTCAGTCTCAGGAGAAATGGGGAGGATTACCAGATATTCTACTGGCTTGCGTGGGTGGAGGTTCCAATGCGATCGGCTTATTCAATGAGTTTGTGCATGAACCTTCAGTTCGCCTAATTGGAGTAGAGGCGGCGGGTGAAGGTGTAGATACAGAAAAACACGCTGCTACCTTGACAAAAGGAAAAATAGGTGTATTGCACGGTGCAATGAGCTATTTACTGCAAGACGATGATGGTCAAATCATCGAAGCCCATTCAATTAGTGCCGGATTAGACTATCCCGGTGTTGGCCCTGAGCATAGTTATTTAAAGGATCTTGGTCGCGCCGAATATTATAGTGTTACCGATAAGCAAGCCTTAGAAGCATTTCAAAGACTTTCGCAACTAGAAGGGATTATTCCAGCCTTAGAAACTGCTCATGCGATCGCATATCTAGAAACCCTTTGTCCTCAGTTAGAAGGCAGTCCCCGCATCGTCATCAATTGTTCTGGTAGAGGTGACAAGGATGTGCAAACCGTCGCAAAAATCCTTAATCACTAG
- a CDS encoding anthranilate synthase translates to MIFDSYCYKTFGGVSVYRSMTEVKMDTALEDVLFHLNSQRGGLLRSSYEYPGRYKRWAIGFVNPPLELATQENAFTLIALNERGQVLLPFLLERLSQSEQLEKVTQDNNYIVGFVKPAKKLFAEEERSKQPSAFTVIRDILYTFSSEEDEHLGLYGAFGYDLVFQFEPITQRLERPTDQRDLVLYLPDELIVVDYYQQRAFRLQYEFETAHGSTNNLPRTGESVDYRGKHLLPNQTADHKVGEYAKKVELALDYFRRGDLFEVVPSQNFFESYEDQPSKLFETLKDINPSPYGFIFNLGGEYLIGASPEMFVRVEGKRVETCPISGTISRGQDALDDAVQIRHLLNSHKDEAELTMCTDVDRNDKSRICEPGSVQVIGRRQIELYSHLIHTVDHVEGTLRSQFDALDAFLSHTWAVTVTGAPKRAAIDFIEQHEKSARRWYGGAVGYLNFNGNLNTGLILRTIRLKDCIAEVRVGATVLYDSIPQAEEQETITKGAALFETIRRVKQTSQKIEQSSSIKLAKILPCAEAGKRILLIDYEDSFVHTLANYIRQTGASVTTLRHGFSESLFDRERPDLVVLSPGPGRPSDFRVSETVGALLHRKIPIFGVCLGLQGIVEAFDGELGVLDYPQHGKSSRIFVTDSNSVTFKNLPKSFAVGRYHSLFALPERLPKELKVTAMSDDDVIMGIEHQTLPIAAVQFHPESIMTLAEEVGLEIIKNVVRAYTQTKEPLVIS, encoded by the coding sequence ATGATTTTTGATTCCTATTGCTACAAAACCTTTGGTGGTGTAAGTGTTTATCGCTCCATGACAGAAGTTAAGATGGACACTGCCCTCGAAGATGTTCTGTTCCACTTAAATTCTCAGCGTGGAGGCTTGCTAAGGAGCAGCTACGAATATCCAGGGAGATACAAAAGATGGGCGATCGGATTTGTCAATCCACCATTGGAATTGGCTACACAGGAGAATGCTTTTACTTTGATAGCGTTGAATGAACGCGGCCAAGTCCTTTTACCATTCCTCTTAGAGCGCTTATCCCAGTCAGAACAACTTGAGAAAGTCACCCAAGATAATAACTATATCGTAGGCTTTGTTAAACCTGCCAAAAAATTATTCGCTGAAGAAGAACGTAGTAAACAACCTTCAGCATTTACTGTTATCCGGGATATTCTATATACTTTTTCTAGTGAAGAAGACGAGCATTTAGGATTGTATGGTGCGTTTGGTTACGACTTAGTTTTCCAGTTTGAACCAATTACCCAACGTTTGGAACGTCCTACAGATCAGCGGGATTTAGTGCTTTATCTCCCAGATGAATTGATAGTGGTTGACTACTATCAGCAACGCGCATTTCGTTTACAATATGAATTTGAAACAGCGCATGGTAGTACTAATAATCTTCCTCGAACAGGTGAGTCTGTAGATTATCGCGGAAAACATCTTCTCCCAAATCAAACTGCTGACCATAAAGTAGGCGAGTATGCCAAAAAAGTTGAGCTTGCACTCGATTATTTCCGCCGAGGTGATTTATTTGAAGTTGTTCCTAGTCAAAACTTTTTTGAAAGCTATGAAGACCAACCCAGCAAGTTATTTGAAACTTTAAAAGATATAAATCCTAGTCCTTATGGATTTATTTTTAATCTAGGTGGAGAATATCTTATTGGCGCATCTCCAGAAATGTTTGTGCGAGTTGAAGGGAAGCGGGTAGAAACCTGTCCAATTAGTGGTACTATTAGCCGGGGACAAGATGCTCTTGATGATGCGGTACAAATTCGTCATTTACTCAACTCCCACAAAGACGAAGCTGAGTTGACGATGTGTACTGATGTCGATCGCAATGACAAATCCCGAATCTGTGAACCTGGCTCAGTACAAGTGATTGGTCGTCGCCAAATTGAATTATATAGCCACTTAATTCATACAGTAGATCATGTTGAGGGGACACTGCGATCGCAATTTGATGCCTTAGATGCATTCTTGAGCCATACTTGGGCGGTTACAGTCACCGGCGCACCCAAAAGAGCCGCAATAGATTTTATTGAACAGCATGAAAAGAGCGCTCGACGTTGGTATGGTGGAGCAGTTGGCTATTTAAATTTCAATGGGAATTTAAATACTGGATTAATTCTGCGGACAATCCGATTAAAAGACTGCATCGCTGAAGTGCGAGTTGGTGCTACTGTCCTTTATGACTCCATACCACAAGCAGAAGAACAAGAAACAATTACTAAAGGTGCTGCTTTATTTGAGACGATTCGTCGTGTTAAGCAAACCAGCCAGAAAATTGAGCAGTCCAGTTCCATCAAATTAGCTAAAATCCTACCTTGTGCCGAAGCTGGCAAACGCATCTTACTAATAGACTATGAAGACTCATTTGTTCATACTCTAGCCAATTACATTCGCCAAACTGGTGCAAGTGTTACCACACTGCGTCATGGCTTCTCGGAATCGCTATTCGACAGAGAACGCCCTGACTTAGTTGTTTTATCTCCTGGCCCTGGTAGACCAAGTGATTTTCGGGTTTCAGAGACTGTCGGTGCCCTTCTTCATCGCAAAATTCCTATTTTTGGAGTTTGTCTGGGACTGCAAGGCATCGTTGAAGCTTTTGATGGAGAATTGGGAGTTCTTGACTATCCCCAACATGGTAAATCCTCACGGATTTTTGTCACCGATTCCAATTCTGTCACCTTCAAAAACTTACCGAAATCCTTTGCAGTCGGTAGATACCACTCATTGTTTGCTCTACCGGAACGTTTGCCAAAAGAACTGAAGGTAACAGCGATGTCTGATGACGACGTGATTATGGGCATTGAACATCAGACACTTCCCATCGCCGCCGTTCAGTTTCATCCAGAATCAATCATGACTTTAGCAGAAGAAGTCGGTCTGGAAATCATTAAAAATGTGGTGCGTGCATATACTCAAACCAAAGAACCATTAGTTATTAGTTAG
- a CDS encoding 3-dehydroquinate synthase, producing the protein MVVEIKQKSRFNLQPIHQRVSVTFNYEVYFTQNLFELKNPTLAQVITADGETKPKKVVAVVDAGILQYQPELVKQLVAYTKFYAEVLAIAAQPMIITGGEAAKNDPTLLEQIHQQIEAAGLCRHSYILAIGGGAVLDLVGYAAATAHRGIRVIRIPTTVLAQNDSGVGVKNGINAFGKKNFLGTFAPPYAVINDSAFLTTLDDRDWRSGIAEAIKVALIKDANFFHFIHFHTAALVQRDMDTMQEIIYRCAQLHLEHIANSGDPFEMGSSRPLDFGHWAAHKLEHLTNYRLRHGEAVAIGIALDSTYSYLLGLLDCSEWQRILNTLLALGFTLYVPEMDEKLSQLEHPDCLFRGLSEFREHLGGELTLTLLQRIGKGIEVHEADLFLYRQAISLLRKF; encoded by the coding sequence ATGGTAGTTGAGATCAAGCAAAAAAGTAGATTCAATCTGCAACCAATTCATCAACGTGTTTCGGTTACTTTCAACTACGAGGTTTACTTCACCCAAAATTTATTTGAGTTGAAAAACCCGACGCTAGCGCAAGTGATTACAGCGGATGGGGAGACAAAGCCCAAGAAAGTAGTTGCAGTGGTAGACGCAGGAATATTGCAGTATCAACCTGAATTGGTTAAGCAATTAGTAGCGTATACCAAGTTTTATGCAGAGGTGCTAGCGATCGCAGCCCAACCGATGATAATTACGGGAGGAGAAGCTGCCAAAAATGATCCCACTTTGCTAGAGCAAATCCACCAACAGATTGAAGCAGCCGGATTGTGTCGCCACTCCTACATATTAGCGATCGGGGGTGGGGCTGTGTTGGATTTGGTAGGATATGCTGCTGCAACTGCTCACCGGGGAATTCGCGTCATTCGCATTCCGACAACGGTGTTAGCGCAAAATGATTCCGGGGTTGGAGTCAAGAACGGCATCAATGCCTTTGGTAAAAAGAACTTTCTGGGCACATTTGCACCACCTTATGCAGTTATAAATGATTCTGCCTTTTTGACAACCCTAGACGATCGCGATTGGCGTTCTGGAATCGCAGAAGCAATCAAAGTGGCGCTGATTAAGGATGCTAACTTTTTTCATTTTATCCATTTCCACACCGCAGCCCTTGTGCAGCGAGACATGGACACTATGCAAGAGATCATCTATCGTTGCGCTCAGTTACATCTAGAACATATTGCCAATAGCGGCGATCCTTTTGAAATGGGTTCCTCTCGTCCCCTCGATTTTGGACATTGGGCGGCTCATAAACTGGAGCATTTGACAAATTATCGCTTGCGTCATGGCGAAGCAGTTGCGATCGGTATTGCTTTGGATAGTACCTATTCTTATCTTTTAGGACTGCTGGATTGTTCAGAATGGCAACGGATATTAAATACTTTGTTGGCGTTGGGTTTCACGTTGTATGTGCCAGAAATGGATGAGAAGTTATCACAACTGGAACATCCTGATTGTCTGTTCCGGGGTTTAAGCGAGTTCCGCGAACACTTGGGTGGAGAATTGACTTTAACGCTGTTACAACGCATTGGAAAAGGAATTGAAGTTCACGAGGCGGATTTGTTTTTGTACAGGCAAGCAATATCGCTGTTGCGGAAGTTTTAG
- a CDS encoding zinc-dependent alcohol dehydrogenase family protein, which produces MVITNFGSPEVFAESEVDKPTPKNNEVLVKVYATSVNPADCGVRQGIFGPRVKLPVILGFDVSGVVEAVGENVRDFQVGDEVYYAIAHEEGGGANAEYHVANESTIAKKPTNISHLEAASVPVAGGTAWAALITRANIKVGETVLIHGGAGGVGTFAVQIAKAAGAYVYTTCGNYDIDFVKSIGADRAIDYRNEDFIKIIMQETGGAGVDVTFTTVGGEILAKSLAVTKADGRAVTITGVTGDFNIAIFKNITVHFTHLDCTRPKLNALRNLIERGHIKPVVSKTFSLHQVAQAHKTFEEGGEGVRGKIVVQVV; this is translated from the coding sequence ATGGTGATCACAAACTTCGGAAGTCCAGAAGTCTTTGCAGAAAGTGAAGTGGATAAACCAACACCAAAGAACAACGAAGTTTTAGTCAAGGTTTATGCCACCTCCGTGAACCCAGCGGACTGCGGGGTGCGCCAAGGAATTTTTGGGCCAAGGGTAAAACTGCCTGTAATTCTCGGCTTTGACGTTTCCGGTGTCGTTGAGGCAGTGGGCGAAAATGTTAGGGATTTTCAGGTAGGTGACGAAGTTTATTATGCAATCGCACATGAGGAGGGTGGCGGTGCTAATGCGGAGTATCATGTCGCAAATGAATCAACTATTGCCAAAAAGCCCACAAATATATCTCATTTAGAAGCTGCTAGCGTACCTGTGGCAGGGGGTACAGCATGGGCTGCACTGATCACTAGAGCAAATATCAAAGTCGGTGAAACTGTGTTGATTCATGGTGGTGCAGGCGGTGTCGGCACATTCGCTGTTCAAATAGCTAAAGCGGCAGGCGCTTACGTTTACACAACCTGCGGCAATTATGATATCGATTTTGTCAAGTCCATCGGTGCAGATAGAGCGATCGATTACCGCAACGAAGACTTTATTAAGATCATTATGCAGGAAACAGGCGGTGCAGGTGTTGACGTAACCTTTACTACTGTTGGCGGCGAAATTTTAGCTAAAAGTTTGGCGGTTACAAAAGCTGATGGTCGCGCTGTCACTATAACAGGCGTGACGGGTGACTTCAACATCGCTATTTTCAAAAATATTACTGTCCACTTTACACACTTAGATTGCACCCGTCCTAAGCTTAATGCCTTGAGAAACCTAATTGAACGGGGTCATATCAAACCTGTTGTCAGTAAAACTTTTTCACTTCATCAGGTGGCACAAGCGCATAAAACGTTTGAGGAAGGCGGTGAGGGTGTGCGCGGCAAGATTGTTGTACAGGTTGTATGA